The Branchiostoma floridae strain S238N-H82 chromosome 12, Bfl_VNyyK, whole genome shotgun sequence genome segment TTCGGACTGTCCGACAACAACTTTGACACTGGTGAGTTTTCATGTTTCGGCAGTGTTAACTAGTATGGGTGGGCACTGATACAGAAAACAATGGTTCAGGagcggtccaggtccagttctgAGGCTGATTGTTGCAGCACATTTACTGTAGTACTACATGCATATCATAATTTGGAGGGCAAGACAACATATACTTCCCTGTGACTGTTTCATGTCATGTTCAagttgtatatgaaaatgatagtTATTTTCAGTGTCTTAAGAGCAACCTTATAATTAATTTTATGCCCCAAAAAAGGCCTTTTCTAACTGATcacattacagtaactgttactgttcATTTTCTGTTATGTCCAAAAActggttcactgattttttggGGTGTTTTTTGGACCAGCCCAGTATATTGTTTTTACCCTCTGTTTGTAGAGTTCATCTTGTAATGTTCAGCATTTTCAGTCAAGGCAATACTGAAAGTAAAAATGTCATCAACATATTCTTAGACAATGTAAATGCTAAattcttggaaaaaaatgttatttcttgCTTCTTCTTTCAGCTGAAGAATGCCCTGCTGATAACGAGATCAGCAACATCGTGCCCATCGCAGTTGGCTGCGCCCTGGCAGGCCTGGTCGTCATCGTACTAATAGCGTACCTGATCGGCCGGCGCAAGAGTCACAAAGGATACCAGCAGGTCTAACGGACTCATCGATGTACAAATTCCTCTTAATTATTCTGATGTTCTGATGAAGTTTCTGGCCCTGTCTCTGAACAACAGCAGCTTCTGTTGCACTTGCTGTGAAAagggaaatattcatggtggttttaGGCTTGTGGTCTTAGCAGTGTCCTCttcacagaaaatttaaaaccactgcaaacgttcccccttttacagtaaaaccctGCATGGCAGTTTCAACACGGAAGTTAATCCAATGCATCTTCCTAAAAGCAAAATGAAAGCCCCGTAAACATTCCAGTTTTACAGTATGTTTAGGGCTTGGCAACAACTTTGAACTTGGGATATTCAGCTACAGCTTATCACTATTGATACTTGTCAAATATACACTGAGTCTACCTACTGTACATTGCACCATTCCTATGAAAGCCATCTACTATAAGgtgtttttcttcatttgtggTGCACATGTAGACATTCTTAGTCCTGTTCCTGTTGTTCTGAGACAAACCAGTGTTGTGCACCCTTCAGTGCAAATCTCATGAGGGGGTGTGAGTAGTTGTCCCCCAAACCCTCATGGTTTTGCAGTGACAGCTGCAGGAAGTGAAGGGGGATGCCAGAGGACTGTAAATACCAAATGATATCTTTTCCTGTGCTTTTGATATTAAATGCTGCTACAGGAGCTTTGAGGTGATTCAGAAACTCAAGAAAAATAAAAGGCAATATTAAAAAATTCACCaaaactgtaaaatcaagttcTCTTGTGTACAGTTTTTGATAATAGCTGCTGTCAGTTGTGccaaaaaaaatcttaacaaaaATCAATTCCTCACATAAAAATTAGGTTACGACTGAGTCAAGTGTCTTATAAGTAGGACAGAGCAACTGACAGCTTAGAAGTAAAAAGCAGATTCCTGAAGATGTTTTGAGATTCGCCTTGGTGAAAGTCAAAGTATACAGTGTGATTTTGTACCATAGGATAAGGAAATGGATTGGAAATCTAGTTTGCTAAAGTTTGACAAGGAAATTTAGCCACATTAGTCATTAAAATTGGGTCTTGGGGTTCTTTCTGAAAGAAATATCTAGGGTGAAATGTCTTGAGAAGAATTGTGACGTCTTTGTAAATGACATAATCTTGCTTGTGCTGTTTCTAAATACAGTAGAACAAGGCTAATACTTTCTTGAATGAATGTCTCAAGCTAGTAATGAAATTTATCCAAATATGTGACTGTTGAATTTATTGCAGCATTTTGAAAATGCTAACAATGCAAAGTATCATAGGGGTGTGAGGTCTGAATATAGACTTAGATGTGATGGTAGATTAAATGATAaaacaatgacattttcaatgaaTGTGATCAACTTTGTATTGTTaattgaaaaaatgaaaaaatgttgTAAGCAAAGCACATCACTACTGCAAGAGGTATTAGAAATTTGTAGGTTTGTTTCAAGTCATTACAATTGGATATTTTAGTTGTACATTTTATGCCAATATTTACTGTCTCATGATTTTTTCCCGTAATGTTTGCTAGTTGAAGGAAAAACTTTACCAGTATTTTGTTCTATTCATAAACTGTAGTAAAGCATTCCGAATCATAGAAATGCTGTAGAATTTAGACAGTGAACCtgtgatgttttgttgtttattttgatgATTTAATGGGAATAGATTAAAGATGAATATGTTATCGTAAGGACTTAGTATTAGTATTTCAACATGTAAGGGAATTACACAAATATCAAGAACATTTATGCAGCCTTTAGTTGATACCGTTCTGTAATTATGCTTCTTGTGTGAAAAGGAACATATTAAGTATGTATCAAACTTCCAAAAACTAATCACCCTGGCAGTTTGTATGTCTGCATACCCAGTACTGCTCAAGATTGTACACACAAAACATTGCTGTTTCAATATAGGCTTGGGATGGTCATGTTTAACTTGCATCTTTGCAGTGTGTATTATTGtctacatactagtaacttcAAGCATAAAGGTCGTCCTATAGCCTTTTCAATGttgtagggacagtgggttgttatctacaAGCGTGCTAATGCATATGATTAATGTTTTCCCTATTTTTCTCAAGGATATATGAGATAAGTCAACAGCGAATGATCTTGCAGAGATTGTAAAATGTGCTTGCATTTGTGGCTCTAAAACCCTGTTCATCCCACAAATCTTGGTATGAACAGTGTCTTGGTTATAAGCAATCCTTGCTGGCAGGGTAATAGTTTACTGTGATAGGATTATAATTTGGCAgcaacaaaaagagaaaaaatccaaaaacaaaagtttctcagactgtaaaacaaaatgtaGAACCAACTTCTTTGTCACAACACCCCTTCATAATCCTCCACGGCCATTATAGTCCGGACTGATCTGACTAGTGTTAGGGATTTTATTTTCCTTGTAATTGTGCCACGTGACTTGATACATAATGTACTTCTGCCTGTGTCCTTACGGCTGTGTCATGGCAGGTGAACATTGCATTATCTGATCCTTAGTGTGTGTAAATCTCTAGCCTGGGttccatcctagttagtttatgACTGGGCTCTTATACTCTGCATACAAACTATAAAAGCCCCCTCATAAACTAACTTAGATGGCACAggactagcctggtatccaaacaaTGGAGCTGCAGCTTTAATAGTTTTGGTCACCAGGCTAGCACCGAACGGGCTACGTAATCTTTTTGGTGGTTCTGTTAAAACTTAAATGGGGATGAATAAACACCAGAAAAagcaatgtttgttttcttaacTTTGATTACAATGCAGTGCATAGTGCTTGTTCAAAATATTTAGTAACATTGTCAATTTTACACATCATCACACCACACTCAGTAATGACAGAGTCCATTTCTTAACCAAGAGATAGagtttattttacatgtatgtccattTCAGTCTGCCCTTTTATTACCTTACTAACAGAAAGTCTTTACCTCAACTACTGTGCTCAAGTACTAGTCCAGCTAGTCAACAGAAATTCTTAAGAGTTTTTGTAGGCCACGCAAGCACACACTAGTTGAGACAGAGTAAGGCACTCTAGTTGAGCCAGAGAAAGGCACAGTCAGAGTTGAGCCAGAGAAGGCTTAGTAACACTAGTTGAGTAGACTAGACACTTTCTGTGAGCCAGGTTAGGGCACAGTGAGGTAGGGACTTTTCTTCCATCTCTactcttccttttttttccgaAGTGTAATTTTAGTCTAAATTATTTTACACATTAAAAATATGCATCTACAGTACTGATGCATACCTCTATCCCAAGATTGGGACGATCAACTTCCCATGAGCTTTTCACACAGCTCAATGATCTAATCAAgcattttatatgcattttgtaCACATTAAAAACATGGCTCTTCACTACACTTAATGCTTATCTTATAGACATTGGTATACACTGGGAGATGTGCCAAAGCAAAACATTACCACCAGttagggttgtagccagcctgaaatcattttccatcccctcgattttgaatcctatcgagcgatcaaggcacgagacgttgcaccAAAGACATGACGTTCCTAGTGGGTCCGCTGGCATGTTCCCCCAGAAAATctaaatctagaccctctgaaatgctatttcctgtattttgaggtgtaagtttgctggtagactagGCTGTTCAGCGGCAtatgttttggtgaaaaattacacaagggagacagttctATTACGTCTTTACATATCATTTTTcgtctgtcacagaggacggaatggcagcatttttttccatccccagctgcaaaataaggacggaaggacgggtgctggctacaaccctgattacCACTAAAACACTTACGTGATGACACACTGATGGGTATCCAACCCAAAACAAAAGGTTCAGTGCAAGCATTAACAACTTTTACTGACTGTACATGATTATATTtcgtgttttttaaaatttatttgttttttttttgtttttttctttggaactgAGGGACAAGCTTGTCTTTGTTCCCTGCCACTACTTTGTTCCTTTTGTGGTTTTAGCATTTAACATttaacaaaattgcagtcaatacacatgtacagtgcaCACTTATCACACAAAAAAGGTTTTAGTAATTCACATCACAAGCTGAATAACTTGGAGCACAATCAGACAGTCTAGCTACCCTCACAGCTTCAGCGGCGGCGGATCTTGTTGACAAACTTGCGGCCCTTTCGCTGGAACCACCTCTTGAGCTTCTGCActctgttcttcttcttcagtgtGGGAGCTGTGTTCTCCTGGACAGTCGACTCCTCGTGCTGGTCACCCATGTCGGTCAGCTGAAAGGGGAGGTGAGAATTGTTGTGGTCAGTCTTGTGTACAGGTGAGATTTATTGTGGACAGTCTTACCTACGGGTGAGACATGTTTTTAGTTTTGCTGTAAGCAAGATATTCTTCAAGTGGTTgggaaaataaaatacaacatgagCAATGATTGACTAACTGTGTTTCAGGAGATTTGTAAATTGTCTTCCCTTCCTGGCATCTATGTAGGCTcacataagaataacatattGGAAGCATGATGCAGCAAAAACACATCATAGGAACAGATGTAAACATAAATATGTACAGGTTTATATCCCTATACTTACCTCAGACAATGCTGCGTCCAGGCCTGTGGTGTCACTGCCGTTGTCCATGGCAACAGATCTGTGCTGGCCGGAGTTCTGCATAGCTCCTTCATACCACACGTACTGTAGGTCATCATGCCTGTCTACATCGACGGAACTAGAGTCCGGGGTTGTATTGTCACTGCCGTTGTCTATGGCAACAGATCTGCGCTGGTCGGAGTTCTGCATAGCTGCTTCATAGCACACGTACTGTAGGTCATCATGCCTGTCTACATCGACGGAACTAGAGTCCGGGGTTGTATTGTCACTGCCGTTGTCCATGGCAACAGATCTGCGCTGGCCGGAGTTCTGTAAGGCTCCTTCATACCACACGTACTGTAGGTCATCATGCTTGTCTACATTGACAGACCTAGAGTCCAGGCTTGTATTGTCACTGCCGTTGTCCATGGCAACAGATCTGCGCTGGCCGGAGTTCTGTAAGGCTCCTTCATACCACACGTACTGTAGGTCATCATGCTTGTCTACATTGACAGACCTAGAGTCCAGGCTTGTATTGTCACTGCCGTTGTCCATGGCAACAGATCTGCGCTGGCCGGAGTTCTGTAAGGCTCCTTCATACCACACGTACTGTAGGTCATCATGCTTGTCTACATCGGCGGAACTAGAGTCCGGGACTGTAGCAAACAAGCTTTGGTCTGTGTTTTCAGACATGGCTGAGGTCGCGTCAGCACCCTGGATGTCGTTGTTGCTGGACACGGCACGTCGTAGCTCGACAACCAGACTGACGTCGGAGGTACACGTATCTTTGGATGATACTCCCGCATTTACGCCTGCCCTCCTCCTGAAGAAACACAAATTGCACAGTATCAAAACAGTCTGCTGCTCGATTAGAAAATTCATGGCTCTGCCCCTGAGGCTTTgccaaaaaatatccatcagtGATCAGTTCTGTTCCTTCACAAAGTTACTCATGAGCCATTCATGCTAATTTCTGCATGAATCACTCACCTGCGGGGTGACTTCTGGGGCTGAGGAGCAGCTTCAAGGATATCCAAGTACCCCTGTTCCTTGAGATTAGCCATCATCTCCTTAGTCCTTTTGCAGACTTTCTCTGCTATCTTGACATTCCTGCGCAGTATGGCATTCAGTTCCCTGTAGTCATCAACACATCAGTACAGGTCATCAACGCCTGTTCAGTTTAGCTCAGAAAAGATTGTTAACACACTTAATTCTGTGGCTTTATCCAAGCTATCTTAAGTTTTGAACAATTTAAATAAGTTTTCCTCCTTTTTTTCCAATAATTTGCAAAGAACACTGTGTAATTTCAAAGGTGACTGTTATACTAAGATCACAAATACACATATCATGCCCAAACAGCGAGCTTTTACATTAGGCACAGTTCTCACCAAATGTGCAGTttaataatgaaatgtttttttcttcctatGAAGTTCAAACCAGTGTTGACTAATCATGCTTATTTTCTGGTCACTGAGACTTAAATGTTATATTCACAGCAATCATGGTCAGGATACCTAAAAAAAAGGTCCCTCGATGCAGAAATCGACTGGCTCCTACTTACTCAAACTCGTTATTCCTCCTCTGAAAGCCTGCCATCTGCGAGTTGACGGACGCTTTCCACATCTTCTCCAACTCCTTGAGCTGTTGCCTCATTTCctgcaacaacaaaattgaaCGCGTACGCAGGTTGATGTTTACTTAGGACACATTAGTAACAACAACTTTTCTGTATAGAAAAAACAAGAGACAGTTACCTGAAGCGTGTCCTCTGAAGACACAGCAGAAGTTTCTGCGACTGTGGGGAGTGAAGGTCTACCTCCCTCTGCTGTGGGCAGGTTGCTGATGTCTGTACTGGCCACACAGTGCAGGGATCGACTGTCGTGCAACTCCCCTACATCAGCTGACTGTTCCTCCAGTCCTGACTCCTCCCTAGACTCCACCAGCACGGCTGCACTTTTCATCCTGTCATCTGCCACACCCATCTGTGAGAGGTGTAAAGGTGTTTCTGTTACGGTTCTTGGAGAACTACTTTATAATCATTAGTGCATTGATTCAGGAACAGGTACCATAAGCTGTACGGATGGTGTTCAGACTCAAGGACAgggtttgtttgcttgtgtatggaggacggtgttcagcacaaagtacaggtatgtttacctgtgtgtggatggtgttcagcaccagggacaggtgtgtttacctgtgtgtggatggtgttcagcacaaagtgcaggtatgtttacctgtgtgtggatggtgttcagcaccagggacaggtgtgtttacctgtgtgtggatggtgttcagcaccaaggacagatgcttTTATCACAGCAATCAGTTAGGACTATTTAGGGAGAAACACTGTAAATCTTAAACATTATTCATCTAATGATTGCAATCTTATGGTGAACTccactagcctgagtaccatcctccgtagtgacccgCTGGCCGCTTGCTAACCACGTGGTTAACAAGCAAAAGTAGTGAACCAGCGGTCACTAccgaggatggtactcaggttATAACTCCACACTGCAAATTCTTTCATTACCCAAGCAAGTTTTATATCAATATCATATGCACTTGTGTCCCCACTGCAAACATATTTAAGACTGCAAATACAACCTTTTAGTATTTACACCCTAACGTTACTACATCAAGCCCCTCTATTTTTCATTTACTTCAGAGTATACAAAGTGATAATGGGGGAAAAAATCTAACTGATGACATGGCCAACCTTCTTCTCCTTCCCATTCTGCCGGTCCCCACCACTGAGCACGTCCACGCTCCGAACTATGGGAACTCTCTTCATCAGGTTCTGTGGAATAAAACATACTGAGAACATGGCAcacatgtacaactacaagggCATCATATCATGGGAACTGAAACATCTTTGTCACAAAATGTTAGGAATCTatccagattttttttttaaaagtgcATTAGTAAGTTGAATATCTTTTTTCACCTCCTTGATAACATAAACATTTAAGTTATACTGTAATGAGATCTTGACTCATTGTTTCTCAGTTCTGTACCAAAGTTGTCCGTCTCACCTTGAATCCAATCCAGGGTTCGCTGCCCGCCATGGCTCTGCCCGGGCCCACCTCTGCCGAACCGTCCGGTCCGCCCGCCGACTGCGCTTTCCTCGTCACTACAGCTGCCATCTTTCTGTACAAGTATGAACAGTTCCTGTTACTGGCCAGATGTTCGTGGTGTTTAACttaactgccccccccccctctcataAGTCCAGAGTCCCCTCACACAGTCGTTCGCTGTCTCTTCTTCAACAAGTCTGCTTTGTACCAACATGGCGCTATTTTCCATATTACACATGATGATGCTCCTTTATTTCTCTCTTGATTAACGTCTCTTGTAGTATTCTTTGATTATCCCTCTTAACTTGTGGAAATGATTGAAATCGCCATGAAAAATTCCATCGTTCTGCAAGATTTGTTGAAGAAGCAAATATTCTCTCACCGCGGAGATACCACGCGCATGCGTAAAAGGTGTTAATTAACAATTTTCCCGGCAAACCCCGCGGCAACTTAGTCGCTGTtccaaaaaaaatatgaaattattACGTCACACTTTTCAGGTCAGGACCCAGTGCAATTTGATCTCACTCGCTACGTATAGATCGACGATACGACTATCTACATGATATTTTACCTCAATTAAAAGTATTGAAATGCTAACGTTAACAGTTAACTCTGCGACAACAAATTGCGGTTGCGACAACAAACTGCGACAAAATAACTTCAACGTATTCCAAACTTGTGGACTTATTCTTACCTTGTTGGGGGATATGAGAAACTTGAAAAGTACTTACCTTATAATCTTCAATAGTCGATATAACGATTCAGCCGAATCTAAACTCGTATTCGTCAAATAACGAATGAACTCTCACTGCGAAATATTCTCCAACCAAGAACCGAGACGTAGGTCTCGTCGTTGTTAGAGAATATGCGATAATAAGCCAAAAAATGCCGAAATTTCTGGAGCACACGAAACTGCGTCACTTTCTTGGAATAAGATGCACCAAGAAGGTCGTTTCTATTGTGCGTCATTCTACGCATGCGCTGTTCGAGCCGCTGTTTTGTTAGGTTGGCGGCTgttctatgacgtcataaaagataagaggaaaattacaaattttaaggcggcgatttctgaaattattacttTGTTCTCGAAACTTAACATACAGCAATTCAAAGTATTAAATGTAGTAAATAAAGTTATAGAATCTCCCTCAACTTGCTGCTTGTACGAAAGGATTCAATACATTCCATCCTAACGTTATAAATTAAATTGCATTCTATTTAGGAGGAGTCTGTGCAAATaagtgaatttgaaaaaaaaggaaaaaaagtttagaCCTTAGAATCAGTTGAACGCTACGTTGTTAACTTGACATGTTgatatattcatacatgtataacgttacctgttcgTAACTCCTTATATATCCACTTACaagtatgtatgtatagatGAAGAAGGCATCATGAAAGTCGCTgcacttttgttgtgtcaatgaaTAAAGAATACATTAAAGATAACTATGCATTGATGCAGCTCTTTATTTTACACAAAAGACTACCTTGCTTGTAAGTTGCATGTATATTTTCTTCGTGTTTTGAAATGTAGATGACCTCTGGCGGTTAGAGTTTGTACTGCAAACCAAACAGGTGGTTGTAGCCAAAGTTTCGGCAAACTTCGTCCGCAGGTAACCCTCATACGGAAGTGAAACATGGCGTGGCTGTCCTGCCTAACCATACTTGTCTTATCGTCCGTTGTGAAATGTGAGTAGTAGAAAGCTAGCTAACAATCTGTGTCTGTTGCCTAGCTCCACGAGAATATCATTACGTATACGTAGATAAATACATTTATCGTAGACATCAATGGCGGCCTGGAGGGCTAAAGGTGACCAAAGTCCAGCTATCGACAACATCACATGAATGTCTGCAAACAGACATGCGTGTAACAGTTAAGTTATGGGGTGGGGAGGGTTTAGTAACCCCCAGTAAGGTGTATTATATTTGTAGATAAATTACCTGTattccaagtacatgtagttaattcATGACAGCGGATGGCCACACAATAGTCACTATGATATTGATACATTGGTACATAGAGAATTCAGTAAGGATCTACAAAATATAATAACCATATTTTTCTAAGAAGTCTTTGGCACCGTGAAATATGATGTGGTGGGTAAATTGTGGGTAGACGTATGATGTGTAAGCCTTAAACATAGTTTAATTTCGTCCAACTTTCCAAAGTCATGTATTTTAGGACAAGTTGTTATTAGCTACGAAACAAATCTGAAGTATAAGGTCTAGGTTATAACGACTGTATTGATTTTCTCGTGATTCTCCCAGGCCAGGAGTGGGACCCAACTGCGCCCCCTGTCGGCCACTTCACAGTATCTGACGCTCAGAACAACACCTGCCTCCTCATGACTGTCGGCATGACGTTCCACGTGCCGTATGTAAAGAACGACAGCAACAACACTGAGGTTCGCGTCCTTTATGTTCAGACTAATGGTAGCTGCCTCGGTAGTTGGTTTATTGACTCCTGAGCAAGTCGAGAGAGTCATAAATGTTTACGAGgtactatatatatactaaaATGTTTCAGGTATGATTATTTGCCTAATAGGACATGTTTGCTATACATGTCCTTCTCAGTCCTCGCCCAAGACATTATGAACCTTAGCATTCCCGACTTCATTTCAATCGGAATGCATTTTTCATCTAACCTAGGATCTCGTCTAGCCCGTATGAAATTATCAGTTAGACAGATCGAACTTTAACTTTTTAGTGCTGTCATATTTCTATCCTTGGTAATTCATAGACAAAATTCAGTTCATTCCGGTCCTCTGTGAGGTGATGGTAACCAGGTTTACCATATACTTACTAGTCGAGTGAAGTTCATCATTCTGAAGTCCTGTATCCTCCTATAAGAGACGGAGTGAGCAATAGTAAGAAAATTACGAATGGTTAACCGGTCAGTAGAACTACTTGTAAGTTTTACAAGATTTACACCGAAAAAAATTTCTCCATCTTCCAGGCAGTTGCCAGTTACCCCCTACCAGCCaacgctgacgtcacgggtaCATGTAAGGACACCGCAGCGTCCATCACGTTATCCTGGGGAGACGGCTTCAACGTCACCGTCAAGTTTGAACGTAACGACACGGTGTTCTACGCCTCAGAGATCATCACCGGTTATGTGCTGAACCATGACATATTTCCGGACTGCAATGACGATGGTGATTTCAGTTTTAATCATCTTATAGTTTTGCCGCCCACCCAGACTCTTAATTAAGTAGTTATATTTTTTATTGCGTCCGTTGCTCGATGACCGAATTGTTAGTCTAATAACGGACACGGGATCAGAAGGTCAAAGGTTTGATTCCTGCCTATACGTCGTGTCCTTGGGATTGGCTCTTTACAAAACTATCCTAGGTCAATCTATGTGAAATGGGTACCTTACTTCAGTTTGCGAGGTAAAATGAGAGGCATTGACTCCGTCTTTCTATTGCAATAAGCACGCTCACCGTTTAAACCGTGCATACATTGTGGCATTGTTACTAATATGTCAAGGTTGAAGGCAcctaaaacataaacaaatcacATCTGGACATGTCTAGACaaaaactgtttacaagttagtgTCTTTCACCCACAATACATCTCGATGCGCATGCATGCGCAGTTAAAGCGATGAACCGGCTTATTACATGCACTAAACAGAGTGCACTGTCCGTAAGGCCCCATAAAGGCTATGGGAGTTTTTATCTTTTTATAAAAAATTTACCTTTTACTCTTTGCATCTACCAGGAGAGACGAGAGTCCAGAGCGGCCCTCCTCACGACATCCACGCCATGCCCGGCCGGTCCTACCTGTGCGACGTCGCCGTAAACGTAACCGTGGGGAACGTTTCTGTAACGTTCTCAGACCTACAGGTGCAACCCTTCCTGGTCAAGGGAGGCAATTTTAGTAAAGGTGAATGCTAGAACATTTCAGTGCAGTCTCTCCCCATGGCAACCCTTTCTAATCTCCGTGAAACAGTATCTGTCGCGCCTATTTTGCGTGCCATTTGCGGCCTCTTTTGCATGTCTACATCTCTTTCTAATGGTCCTCGTTGTTTTCTCCACCCAAGCCAAACCGACACATCTAGAAAGCCCTATACAACTACACAAGTGTTGTCAATGTCTTAACCATATCGGAATTCTGGTGTAAGTGGACTCAACCCCATACGTTAACATGCGCTATTTGAATTTCAAGTCAGTTCTTCCCCTCCCTACTGTCATTTACAACATCTTGATTTCTCTTGTCACTGATATCACTAATAACAGACATTCACATGCTCTCATCCGCCGGTCATATTCGTTGCAATAGGAGAGCAGAACCGACGGATAAGaacaatgaaaatatttccTCTACCTACATATGCACATATATATTTCACACGTCCAGTGGAGGAGTGTGCGGCGGACATGTCCACCACCACACCCAGCGCTCACACCATTCCCGTAAAAACGACCGCGCACCCCGGCCCCATTCCCGTGCCGAAACCCACCCAGAACAACTACACCCTGACGGACAGCAGGGGTAATGTGTGCTTCATGGCGCTCATGGCGGCTCAGATACAAGTCAACTATACCAGGACAACTGGCAAGGTACTACTTCTCTCCTACAATCCATTAACACGTAGTATCTAAACCTGTATCTACGTAGTCGGTATAAGCGCACGTTGGCATAAAGCGGATGGCTTAAgctggactctcactgcacttgtggcatcggtgcggcactgcagggttcgtagatgactcaacgattttcagagataaagaactaatttgcttccattttgtacattttgttgactaGGAAGTCATTCTTTCaagtattacgcaatatatagGTTatcaaaaatcgcgaaaataacaaaacagtgccgcagtgaacgaaccccgctgtaccgcaccggtgccccaactgcagtgagagtccacctttactgGTTTGAGACGTTTGGGACGACCGAATTGCGTCAATCTGTCGTCTGAAATTGTGTTTTTCCTTCCAAATTCAAGAAATAAGTGTAATTCAGAAAGAAATGGACGCAATCTACTAC includes the following:
- the LOC118426853 gene encoding uncharacterized protein LOC118426853; its protein translation is MGVADDRMKSAAVLVESREESGLEEQSADVGELHDSRSLHCVASTDISNLPTAEGGRPSLPTVAETSAVSSEDTLQEMRQQLKELEKMWKASVNSQMAGFQRRNNEFEELNAILRRNVKIAEKVCKRTKEMMANLKEQGYLDILEAAPQPQKSPRRRRAGVNAGVSSKDTCTSDVSLVVELRRAVSSNNDIQGADATSAMSENTDQSLFATVPDSSSADVDKHDDLQYVWYEGALQNSGQRRSVAMDNGSDNTSLDSRSVNVDKHDDLQYVWYEGALQNSGQRRSVAMDNGSDNTSLDSRSVNVDKHDDLQYVWYEGALQNSGQRRSVAMDNGSDNTTPDSSSVDVDRHDDLQYVCYEAAMQNSDQRRSVAIDNGSDNTTPDSSSVDVDRHDDLQYVWYEGAMQNSGQHRSVAMDNGSDTTGLDAALSELTDMGDQHEESTVQENTAPTLKKKNRVQKLKRWFQRKGRKFVNKIRRR